In a genomic window of Erigeron canadensis isolate Cc75 chromosome 5, C_canadensis_v1, whole genome shotgun sequence:
- the LOC122600670 gene encoding myb family transcription factor EFM, with the protein MVSASELSLECKPHNHSMLLKTIGHDQQQISNNNNGHDPTQKLEEFLSRLEEERLKIDAFKRELPLCMQLLTNAMETSRQQLQTYRVNQGSPVLEEFIPMKNSNVEGPDKASLSNIDNKANWMTSVQLWSQASCTIATTAATDNNIHAKARQNSTILTTPNETDINFNTKQRNGGAFLPFSKERTSSSPNQSLGLPELALSSGEKDVDHEDNKSSLRDNNSIKASINGDVSDNQTTITTTTATGSTTSSQTHRKTRRCWSPDLHRRFVNALQMLGGSQVATPKQIRELMKVDGLTNDEVKSHLQKYRLHTRRPSPSPQTTGNSAPQLVVLGGIWVPPEYATATGAQTLYTTHPNGAHTNPHYCTPQEYYSSAVLPPPQPLHHHHHNNGNGNGNGNIHHQLHHHNNHIYKPSSQTTQSLQESNGRGGTTTTGGNRSESIEDGKSESGGSWKAESGGETKALMLREECEESNGSEITLKF; encoded by the exons ATGGTGTCTGCTTCGGAGTTAAGTCTTGAATGCAAACCCCATAACCATTCCATGCTCTTGAAAACAATTGGTCATGATCAACAACAAATAAGTAACAACAATAATGGACATGATCCAACACAAAAGCTTGAAGAGTTCCTTTCTCGACTCGAAGAAGAAAGACTCAAGATTGATGCTTTCAAACGGGAACTTCCTCTTTGCATGCAACTCCTCACAAATG CCATGGAGACATCAAGACAACAATTACAAACATACCGTGTGAATCAAGGTTCTCCGGTACTTGAAGAATTCATACCTATGAAAAATTCAAACGTAGAAGGCCCTGATAAAGCATCACTTTCAAACATCGATAACAAGGCGAATTGGATGACTTCTGTTCAACTATGGAGCCAAGCTAGTTGTACCATCGCCACCACAGCTGCCACCGATAACAATATTCATGCAAAAGCCAGGCAAAATTCAACAATATTGACAACACCAAATGAAACCGATATTAACTTCAACACCAAACAAAGAAATGGTGGAGCATTTCTTCCATTCTCAAAAGAAAGGACCTCATCAAGCCCAAATCAGTCTCTAGGGTTGCCAGAATTAGCACTTTCTTCCGGTGAAAAAGATGTTGATCATGAAGATAACAAGAGTTCTTTAAGGGATAATAATTCTATTAAAGCCAGTATTAACGGTGATGTTAGTGATAATCAAacaaccatcaccaccaccactgccaCCGGATCCACCACGAGCTCTCAAACTCATAGGAAAACAAGACGGTGCTGGTCCCCGGACCTCCACCGGAGATTTGTTAATGCTCTTCAAATGCTAGGTGGCTCTCAAg TTGCAACTCCTAAACAAATCAGAGAGCTCATGAAAGTTGATGGTTTGACCAATGATGAAGTCAAAAGTCATTTACAG AAATATAGACTTCATACAAGAAGACCGAGTCCAAGCCCACAAACTACCGGCAACTCAGCACCACAGTTGGTGGTTCTCGGTGGGATATGGGTCCCACCAGAATATGCCACGGCTACCGGAGCACAAACCCTTTACACCACACACCCCAACGGTGCTCATACAAACCCACATTACTGTACACCACAAGAATATTACTCTAGCGCCGTCTTGCCACCACCGCAGCcccttcaccaccaccaccacaacaatggcaatggaaatggaaatggaaatatACATCACCAACTACACCACcataataatcatatatacaAGCCTTCTTCACAAACCACACAGAGCTTGCAAGAGTCCAATGGAAGAGGTGGCACCACCACAACTGGCGGAAACCGGTCAGAGAGTATTGAGGATGGGAAGTCGGAGAGTGGCGGAAGTTGGAAGGCGGAGAGTGGTGGTGAAACAAAGGCATTGATGTTAAGGGAAGAATGTGAAGAAAGCAATGGGAGTGAGATAACACTAAAATTCTAG
- the LOC122599776 gene encoding ATP-dependent RNA helicase DHX8 isoform X4: MTIDDDNSVYVGNLPYDATEDTIRRVFDLYGQIIAVKMVNDRGVGGKCFAFVTFTNPRCAEDAISDMNGRTIGGRVVKVNEVKSRSGRSNFGRDNFRRNIDRDVELERGRVRDADRDYDRARDRSHDQNREWSEDRDQGKERAYDRARDIDRNRDPFIDRDRGHDGDKILDLIEHERERDRDQQDKGQEKEIRRSVVHHRSGNKYKDQMSKLSNGSDSSERHSRDYQSGSSRGDHDQVSKKLDVSHQKMEELQNELLKERGDHVSKLQEKSQKLEDALASAKKLTLKRRKQLVKLHKCFLNMKEYGEKLRSCEEELQSLVGSTLKELDNHNEFATDGLLAS, encoded by the exons ATGACAATCGACGACGATAATTCCGTTTACGTCGGAAACCTGCCTTACGACGCTACTGAAGATACTATTCGAAGGGTTTTTGATCTCTACGGCCAAATTATCGCTGTCAag ATGGTTAATGACCGTGGAGTAGGTGGAAAATGCTTTGCTTTTGTTACTTTTACGAATCCCCGCTGTGCAGAGGATGCCATCAGTGATATGAATGGAAGG ACCATTGGTGGACGAGTTGTAAAGGTTAATGAAGTGAAAAGTAGAAGTGGGAGGTCAAACTTTGGCCGTGACAATTTTCGACGTAATATTGACAGAGATGTTGAGTTGGAAAGGGGCAGAGTTAGAGATGCAGATAGAGACTATGATCGTGCCAGGGATCGGTCTCATGATCAAAATAGGGAATGGTCCGAAGATCGTGACCAGGGTAAGGAAAGAGCATATGACCGTGCACGTGATATTGATCGGAATCGGGACCCTTTTATTGACAGGGACAGGGGACATGATGGAGATAAGATATTGGATCTCATTGAACATGAACGTGAAAGAGATCGTGATCAACAAGACAAGGGTCAAGAGAAGGAAATAAGGAGAAGTGTCGTTCATCATCGAAGTGGGAACAagtacaaagatcaaatgtctAAATTATCAAACGG TTCTGATTCAAGTGAGCGCCATAGCAGAGACTATCAATCAGGTTCAAGTCGTGGAGATCATGATCAG GTTTCAAAGAAGCTTGACGTCTCACACCAAAAAATGGAAGAACTCCAAAATGAG CTATTAAAAGAGAGAGGTGACCATGTATCTAAGCTGCAAGAGAAGTCTCAG AAACTAGAGGATGCACTGGCATCTGCCAAGAAGCTCACTCTAAAGCGTAGGAAGCAGTTAGTTAAG CTACATAAATGCTTTCTTAATATGAAAGAATACGGTGAGAAACTTAGAAGTTGTGAGGAGGAACTCCAG TCTCTTGTAGGATCAACGCTCAAAGAACTAGATAATCACAACGAATTTGCCACAGACGGACTCCTAGCTAGCTAA
- the LOC122599776 gene encoding ATP-dependent RNA helicase DHX8 isoform X2, giving the protein MTIDDDNSVYVGNLPYDATEDTIRRVFDLYGQIIAVKMVNDRGVGGKCFAFVTFTNPRCAEDAISDMNGRTIGGRVVKVNEVKSRSGRSNFGRDNFRRNIDRDVELERGRVRDADRDYDRARDRSHDQNREWSEDRDQGKERAYDRARDIDRNRDPFIDRDRGHDGDKILDLIEHERERDRDQQDKGQEKEIRRSVVHHRSGNKYKDQMSKLSNGSDSSERHSRDYQSGSSRGDHDQVSKKLDVSHQKMEELQNEVYHMEQLLKERGDHVSKLQEKSQKLEDALASAKKLTLKRRKQLVKLHKCFLNMKEYGEKLRSCEEELQSLVGSTLKELDNHNEFATDGLLAS; this is encoded by the exons ATGACAATCGACGACGATAATTCCGTTTACGTCGGAAACCTGCCTTACGACGCTACTGAAGATACTATTCGAAGGGTTTTTGATCTCTACGGCCAAATTATCGCTGTCAag ATGGTTAATGACCGTGGAGTAGGTGGAAAATGCTTTGCTTTTGTTACTTTTACGAATCCCCGCTGTGCAGAGGATGCCATCAGTGATATGAATGGAAGG ACCATTGGTGGACGAGTTGTAAAGGTTAATGAAGTGAAAAGTAGAAGTGGGAGGTCAAACTTTGGCCGTGACAATTTTCGACGTAATATTGACAGAGATGTTGAGTTGGAAAGGGGCAGAGTTAGAGATGCAGATAGAGACTATGATCGTGCCAGGGATCGGTCTCATGATCAAAATAGGGAATGGTCCGAAGATCGTGACCAGGGTAAGGAAAGAGCATATGACCGTGCACGTGATATTGATCGGAATCGGGACCCTTTTATTGACAGGGACAGGGGACATGATGGAGATAAGATATTGGATCTCATTGAACATGAACGTGAAAGAGATCGTGATCAACAAGACAAGGGTCAAGAGAAGGAAATAAGGAGAAGTGTCGTTCATCATCGAAGTGGGAACAagtacaaagatcaaatgtctAAATTATCAAACGG TTCTGATTCAAGTGAGCGCCATAGCAGAGACTATCAATCAGGTTCAAGTCGTGGAGATCATGATCAG GTTTCAAAGAAGCTTGACGTCTCACACCAAAAAATGGAAGAACTCCAAAATGAG GTTTATCACATGGAACAGCTATTAAAAGAGAGAGGTGACCATGTATCTAAGCTGCAAGAGAAGTCTCAG AAACTAGAGGATGCACTGGCATCTGCCAAGAAGCTCACTCTAAAGCGTAGGAAGCAGTTAGTTAAG CTACATAAATGCTTTCTTAATATGAAAGAATACGGTGAGAAACTTAGAAGTTGTGAGGAGGAACTCCAG TCTCTTGTAGGATCAACGCTCAAAGAACTAGATAATCACAACGAATTTGCCACAGACGGACTCCTAGCTAGCTAA
- the LOC122599776 gene encoding ATP-dependent RNA helicase DHX8 isoform X3, translating into MTIDDDNSVYVGNLPYDATEDTIRRVFDLYGQIIAVKMVNDRGVGGKCFAFVTFTNPRCAEDAISDMNGRTIGGRVVKVNEVKSRSGRSNFGRDNFRRNIDRDVELERGRVRDADRDYDRARDRSHDQNREWSEDRDQGKERAYDRARDIDRNRDPFIDRDRGHDGDKILDLIEHERERDRDQQDKGQEKEIRRSVVHHRSGNKYKDQMSKLSNGSDSSERHSRDYQSGSSRGDHDQVSKKLDVSHQKMEELQNELLKERGDHVSKLQEKSQLQKLEDALASAKKLTLKRRKQLVKLHKCFLNMKEYGEKLRSCEEELQSLVGSTLKELDNHNEFATDGLLAS; encoded by the exons ATGACAATCGACGACGATAATTCCGTTTACGTCGGAAACCTGCCTTACGACGCTACTGAAGATACTATTCGAAGGGTTTTTGATCTCTACGGCCAAATTATCGCTGTCAag ATGGTTAATGACCGTGGAGTAGGTGGAAAATGCTTTGCTTTTGTTACTTTTACGAATCCCCGCTGTGCAGAGGATGCCATCAGTGATATGAATGGAAGG ACCATTGGTGGACGAGTTGTAAAGGTTAATGAAGTGAAAAGTAGAAGTGGGAGGTCAAACTTTGGCCGTGACAATTTTCGACGTAATATTGACAGAGATGTTGAGTTGGAAAGGGGCAGAGTTAGAGATGCAGATAGAGACTATGATCGTGCCAGGGATCGGTCTCATGATCAAAATAGGGAATGGTCCGAAGATCGTGACCAGGGTAAGGAAAGAGCATATGACCGTGCACGTGATATTGATCGGAATCGGGACCCTTTTATTGACAGGGACAGGGGACATGATGGAGATAAGATATTGGATCTCATTGAACATGAACGTGAAAGAGATCGTGATCAACAAGACAAGGGTCAAGAGAAGGAAATAAGGAGAAGTGTCGTTCATCATCGAAGTGGGAACAagtacaaagatcaaatgtctAAATTATCAAACGG TTCTGATTCAAGTGAGCGCCATAGCAGAGACTATCAATCAGGTTCAAGTCGTGGAGATCATGATCAG GTTTCAAAGAAGCTTGACGTCTCACACCAAAAAATGGAAGAACTCCAAAATGAG CTATTAAAAGAGAGAGGTGACCATGTATCTAAGCTGCAAGAGAAGTCTCAG TTGCAGAAACTAGAGGATGCACTGGCATCTGCCAAGAAGCTCACTCTAAAGCGTAGGAAGCAGTTAGTTAAG CTACATAAATGCTTTCTTAATATGAAAGAATACGGTGAGAAACTTAGAAGTTGTGAGGAGGAACTCCAG TCTCTTGTAGGATCAACGCTCAAAGAACTAGATAATCACAACGAATTTGCCACAGACGGACTCCTAGCTAGCTAA
- the LOC122599776 gene encoding ATP-dependent RNA helicase DHX8 isoform X1: protein MTIDDDNSVYVGNLPYDATEDTIRRVFDLYGQIIAVKMVNDRGVGGKCFAFVTFTNPRCAEDAISDMNGRTIGGRVVKVNEVKSRSGRSNFGRDNFRRNIDRDVELERGRVRDADRDYDRARDRSHDQNREWSEDRDQGKERAYDRARDIDRNRDPFIDRDRGHDGDKILDLIEHERERDRDQQDKGQEKEIRRSVVHHRSGNKYKDQMSKLSNGSDSSERHSRDYQSGSSRGDHDQVSKKLDVSHQKMEELQNEVYHMEQLLKERGDHVSKLQEKSQLQKLEDALASAKKLTLKRRKQLVKLHKCFLNMKEYGEKLRSCEEELQSLVGSTLKELDNHNEFATDGLLAS, encoded by the exons ATGACAATCGACGACGATAATTCCGTTTACGTCGGAAACCTGCCTTACGACGCTACTGAAGATACTATTCGAAGGGTTTTTGATCTCTACGGCCAAATTATCGCTGTCAag ATGGTTAATGACCGTGGAGTAGGTGGAAAATGCTTTGCTTTTGTTACTTTTACGAATCCCCGCTGTGCAGAGGATGCCATCAGTGATATGAATGGAAGG ACCATTGGTGGACGAGTTGTAAAGGTTAATGAAGTGAAAAGTAGAAGTGGGAGGTCAAACTTTGGCCGTGACAATTTTCGACGTAATATTGACAGAGATGTTGAGTTGGAAAGGGGCAGAGTTAGAGATGCAGATAGAGACTATGATCGTGCCAGGGATCGGTCTCATGATCAAAATAGGGAATGGTCCGAAGATCGTGACCAGGGTAAGGAAAGAGCATATGACCGTGCACGTGATATTGATCGGAATCGGGACCCTTTTATTGACAGGGACAGGGGACATGATGGAGATAAGATATTGGATCTCATTGAACATGAACGTGAAAGAGATCGTGATCAACAAGACAAGGGTCAAGAGAAGGAAATAAGGAGAAGTGTCGTTCATCATCGAAGTGGGAACAagtacaaagatcaaatgtctAAATTATCAAACGG TTCTGATTCAAGTGAGCGCCATAGCAGAGACTATCAATCAGGTTCAAGTCGTGGAGATCATGATCAG GTTTCAAAGAAGCTTGACGTCTCACACCAAAAAATGGAAGAACTCCAAAATGAG GTTTATCACATGGAACAGCTATTAAAAGAGAGAGGTGACCATGTATCTAAGCTGCAAGAGAAGTCTCAG TTGCAGAAACTAGAGGATGCACTGGCATCTGCCAAGAAGCTCACTCTAAAGCGTAGGAAGCAGTTAGTTAAG CTACATAAATGCTTTCTTAATATGAAAGAATACGGTGAGAAACTTAGAAGTTGTGAGGAGGAACTCCAG TCTCTTGTAGGATCAACGCTCAAAGAACTAGATAATCACAACGAATTTGCCACAGACGGACTCCTAGCTAGCTAA
- the LOC122599776 gene encoding ATP-dependent RNA helicase DHX8 isoform X5 — protein MQCNASFFLDGSWFLNWTIGGRVVKVNEVKSRSGRSNFGRDNFRRNIDRDVELERGRVRDADRDYDRARDRSHDQNREWSEDRDQGKERAYDRARDIDRNRDPFIDRDRGHDGDKILDLIEHERERDRDQQDKGQEKEIRRSVVHHRSGNKYKDQMSKLSNGSDSSERHSRDYQSGSSRGDHDQVSKKLDVSHQKMEELQNEVYHMEQLLKERGDHVSKLQEKSQLQKLEDALASAKKLTLKRRKQLVKLHKCFLNMKEYGEKLRSCEEELQSLVGSTLKELDNHNEFATDGLLAS, from the exons ATGCAATGCAACGCATCTTTTTTTTTGGATGGGAGCTGGTTCCTCAACTGG ACCATTGGTGGACGAGTTGTAAAGGTTAATGAAGTGAAAAGTAGAAGTGGGAGGTCAAACTTTGGCCGTGACAATTTTCGACGTAATATTGACAGAGATGTTGAGTTGGAAAGGGGCAGAGTTAGAGATGCAGATAGAGACTATGATCGTGCCAGGGATCGGTCTCATGATCAAAATAGGGAATGGTCCGAAGATCGTGACCAGGGTAAGGAAAGAGCATATGACCGTGCACGTGATATTGATCGGAATCGGGACCCTTTTATTGACAGGGACAGGGGACATGATGGAGATAAGATATTGGATCTCATTGAACATGAACGTGAAAGAGATCGTGATCAACAAGACAAGGGTCAAGAGAAGGAAATAAGGAGAAGTGTCGTTCATCATCGAAGTGGGAACAagtacaaagatcaaatgtctAAATTATCAAACGG TTCTGATTCAAGTGAGCGCCATAGCAGAGACTATCAATCAGGTTCAAGTCGTGGAGATCATGATCAG GTTTCAAAGAAGCTTGACGTCTCACACCAAAAAATGGAAGAACTCCAAAATGAG GTTTATCACATGGAACAGCTATTAAAAGAGAGAGGTGACCATGTATCTAAGCTGCAAGAGAAGTCTCAG TTGCAGAAACTAGAGGATGCACTGGCATCTGCCAAGAAGCTCACTCTAAAGCGTAGGAAGCAGTTAGTTAAG CTACATAAATGCTTTCTTAATATGAAAGAATACGGTGAGAAACTTAGAAGTTGTGAGGAGGAACTCCAG TCTCTTGTAGGATCAACGCTCAAAGAACTAGATAATCACAACGAATTTGCCACAGACGGACTCCTAGCTAGCTAA